One Salvelinus sp. IW2-2015 unplaced genomic scaffold, ASM291031v2 Un_scaffold2126, whole genome shotgun sequence DNA segment encodes these proteins:
- the LOC112073027 gene encoding large ribosomal subunit protein eL14, with protein MVFKRYVEIGRVAYISFGPHAGSLVAIVDVIDQNRALVDGPCTGVKRQSMPFKCMQLTDYVIKVPHSARQKFVRRAWEKAQVTEKWAGSNWAKKIEARQKRAQMSDFDRFKVMKAKRMRNKIIKHEVKRLQKEAVKKA; from the exons ATG GTGTTCAAGCGCTACGTTGAGATTGGCCGTGTTGCTTACATCTCTTTCGGGCCCCACGCAGGCAGCCTGGTGGCCATCGTCGATGTRATCGACCAAAACAGA GCATTGGTGGATGGTCCCTGCACAGGGGTGAAGAGACAGTCAATGCCTTTCAAGTGCATGCAGCTCACTGACTACGTCATCAAAGTKCCACACAG CGCTCGTCAGAAGTTTGTGAGACGTGCCTGGGAGAAGGCCCAAGTCACTGAGAAGTGGGCAGGAAGCAACTGGGCCAAGAAGATCGAAGCCAGGCAAAAG AGGGCACAGATGTCRGACTTTGATCGCTTCAAGGTGATGAAGGCCAAAAGGATG AGGAACAAGATCATCAAGCATGAGGTGAAAAGGCTGCAGAAAGAGGCAGTGAAGAAGGCGTGA